From bacterium:
GCGGGATGAGGTGGGGATGGCCATCTTCATCGGGTCGGAAGTGGATATCCTCCCCGATGGGTCGCTCGACTATCCCGATGAGATCCTGGACACCCTCGACCTCGTGATCGGATCGGTCCACAGCCGGTTCCGGATGTCCGCGGCGGAGATGACGCGCCGGGTGATCGCCGCGATGCAGAATCCCCACCTGGACATCCTCGGCCACCCCACCGGGCGGCTGTTGGGCCAGCGGCCGCCCTTCGAACTGGACCTCGATGCGGTAATCGAGGCCGCGCGCCAGACGGAGACCGTGCTCGAGATCAACGCCTCGCCCGATCGGTTGGATCTCAGGGACTCGCATGTGCGGCTGGCCCGTGATCACGGCGCGCTATTCGAGATCGGAACGGACGCGCATCGCCAGGATCATCTGCGGACGATGGAGTACGGGATCGGGACCGCGCGGCGGGGTTGGGTCGAGGCCCCGAGCGTGATCAACACGTGGCCGCTGGCTCAGCTCGTCGACTTCCTCGCCGGTTAGTGCCGCTGCCGCGCGCGTTCTTCGCGCGCCCGACGCTCGCCGTGGCCCGCGCCCTGCTCGGCTGTTACCTGGTCCACGACACGCCGGCGGGGCGGGTCGTGGGGCGGCTGGTCGAGGTCGAAGCCTACTGCGGGGCCCGCGATCCGGCGAGCCATGCCTACCGCCGGACGCCCCGCAGCGCCGTGATGTGGGGGGTGCCGGGGACGGCCTACGTGTATCGCAGCTACGGGATCCACGCCTGCATGAACGTCGTGACCGAGCGGCTGGGGCGTCCCGGCGCGGTGCTCCTGCGCGCCCTCGAACCGGTGGAGGGGATCGGATTGATGCGGCGTCGACGCGGGGGCAGGATCGCCCGGCTGCTGGGGAGCGGACCCGGCCGGTTGACCCAGGCGATGGGGATCACGATCGCCCACAACCGCGCCGATCTGATCACCGGGCCGCTGTTCCTGGCGCGCGGCCGCCACGCCGAGCCGATCGTTGCCACCCCCAGGATCGGCATTTCGGTCGCCACCGACCGGCGGTGGCGGTACGCGCTTAAGGGATCCCCGTGTCTCTCCCGCTGAGCGCGGAGGGGCGCCCTCGGGCCGGCGGTCCCCCCGGCCCACGTTTGTGGTATCATGCGGGCGGTGCGGATCCTCATGGTGTTTGTTGACGGGGTGGGGCTGGGTGATCCCGACCCGGCCGCGAACCCACTGGTCCGGGCCGAGACGCCCACGATTCGTCGGCTCCTAGGGGGCCCGCTGGCCGGGCGCGGCCCGGTTAGGACCGAGCAGGCCGTGATGGTGCCCCTCGACGCCCGGTTGGGGGTTCCCGGCTTGCCCCAGAGCGCGACGGGGCAGGTCACGCTCCTCACGGGGGAGAACGCGCCCGCGCTGGCGGGCCGGCACGTCACGGCGTATCCGACGCAGGTCCTGCGGCACCTCCTTTTGGAGCGGGGACTCTTCCCGCGTCTGCGCGCGGCCGGCGTCGAGGCGACCCTGGCGAACGCCTATACCCAGGACTACTTTGCCGCCGTCGAGGGGCGGCGCCTCCGCCACGCCGCGATCACCCTCAACGCCATTCAGGCGGGGATCCCGCTCAGGGGCGTCGACGACCTGAGCGAGGGCCGGGCGGTGTACCACGACCTGACGAATGCGCGTCCGCGCGAGTGGGGCCATCCCGTCCCCCTGATCTCGCCCGAAGACGCCGGCCGCCACCTCGCCGAAATCTCCGCCGCGCATGCCTTTACGCTGTTCGAGTTCTTCCAGACCGATCTGGCGGGCCACGGCCGCGTCCCCGACCGCCTCGGCGTGGTGGAGCGGCTCGACCGGTTCCTCGGCGCCACCCTCGCCGCGGTCGATTTGGCGGACACCCTGATGCTGGTCACCAGCGACCACGGGAACCTGGAGGATGAACGGACGCGGGGGCACACCCTGAACCCCGTGCCGGCGCTTCTCGTCGGGGCGGGGCGGGAACGGATGGGGGGGCGGCTGCGCGATCTCACCGACGTCGCTCCCGCCTGTCTCGCCGCGCTTGGGAATGGGGTGCCTCCGTGACCCCCCGCTCGCTTCGGGTCCTGGAGTTCTCGGCGATCTCCGACCGACTGGCCGCCCGCTGCGCCTCGACGCTGGGCCGCGAAGCGGCGCTGGCCCTGCGCCCCTCTCCGGTGCTCGCGGAGGTGGCCCGCGCACAGCAGGAGACCTCCGAGGCGCGGGGGCTGGCCGAGACGGGGAGCGGCCTCCCGGTCCAAGGGATCCGCGAGATCCGCGATGCGGTTCACCGGGCGGCGATCGGCGGCGGCCTCGACATCCGGGAACTGCTCGATATCCGCGACACCGTCGCCGTCGCCCGGAGCGTGAAGGGGTTTGTGCTGGCGCGGCGGGCGGAGGTCCCGATGCTCGCGGAGGTGGCCGAGTCCGTCGTCGTTTTTCCGGATCTGGAAGAGGCGATCGGTCGGGCGATCGGCCCGGACGGCGAGATCCTCGACGGGGCGAGCCCCGAGCTGGGGAAGATTCGACGCGAGCGGCGGACGGCGGAATCGCGGCTGCGCGACCGGCTGGAGGGCGTGCTGCGGACCCCGGCGATCGTCCGAATGCTGCGCGAGTCGTTGATCACGATCCGCGGCGACCGGTACACGGTGCCGGTACGGGCGGAGTTCCGAAACCAGTTTCCGGGGGTGGCACACGATCAGTCGTCGAGCGGCGTGACGGTCTTCATGGAGCCGCTGGTGGTGGTCCCGCTCGGCAACGCCGTCCGCGAGCTCGCCATCAAGGAGCGCGAGGAGGTGGCCCGCATCCTCGCCGCGTTGAGCGGCGCGGTGGGGGGAGCGGCCGAAGATCTCGCCGTCACCCTCGAGGGACTGGCAGCGCTCGACCTGGCGGCGGCCAAGGCGTGCCTCAGCCTGGAGATGGCGGGATCCGCGCCCCGGCTCAACGCTGAGGGGCGACTGGACCTGCACACCGCCCGGCACCCCCTGCTCGCGGGGCAGGTCGTCCCCGTGGACGTGCAGTTGGGCGGGCGGTTTCGCACGCTGATCATCACCGGGCCGAACACGGGGGGGAAGACCGTGACCCTGAAGACCGTGGGGCTCCTGACGCTCATGGCCCAGGCCGGCCTCCACATTCCCACCTCTCCCGACAGCGAGGTGGCGGTGTTTCCCCACGTCTACGCCGACATCGGCGACGAGCAGAGCATCGAGCAGAATCTCTCCACATTTTCCTCGCACCTCACCGCCATCGTCGAGATCCTCCGCGACCTGGACCGCGATCCTCCCGGGACCGCGCGCGCCCTGATCCTCCTCGACGAGGTGGGGGCCGGTACCGATCCCACCGAGGGCGTCGCGCTCGCCCGCGCTCTGATCGAGGCGCTGCACGCGGTGGGCGTTTGCACCGCCGTCACCACCCATTACAACGAATTGAAGGCGATGCCGTATACGCACCCCGGCATGGAAAACGCCTCGGTCGAGTTTGACGAGATCACCCTGCGGCCGACGTACCGGCTGCTGATCGGCACCCCCGGCCACAGCAACGCGCTCGCGATCGCGGAGCGGCTGGGGCTCGACCCGGGGATCGTGGCGAGGGCGCGGAGCACGCTGTCGCAGCAGGACGCCGACCTCACCCAGGTGCTGCGGTCGGTCGAGGCCGAGCGCGAGGCTCTGGCCCGCGAACGCGACGCCGCCGCCCGCGCCCGCCGGGAGCTCGAGCTCAGGCAAGCGCAGGTGGAGGAGGATGCGCGCCGCCTCGACGCGCAGCGGCGCGTGCTGTTTGAGCAGGCACAGGCCGAGGTGCGGTCGGCGGTGCGGCGCGGCCGCGAGGAACTCCAGGGCCTGTTGGCGTCGATCAAGGCGAGTCCGTCTCCCCAGGCCGCCGCCCAGGCGCGCGCGCACCTCCAGGAGTTGAGCCGCACCGCCGACCGCTACGGAGCGCACGCGCAGTCGCCCGCGGCGGGAGCGCCTCCCGAAGACCTCCGCGTCGGGGAGACCGTGCTGGTCGTGTCGCTCGGCCAGCCGGCGGTGGTGGAGGTCGCTCCCGATCACCGGGGCGAGGTCGAGGTGCGAGCCGGCAGCCTGAAGGTTCGCGTGCCGATCGCCGATCTCAGGCGGCTCTCCGCGCCCGAGGCACCCGATCCGGTGCGTACCCCGCTCGCGTCCCCGGGGCTCGAGAAGGCGCTCCAGGTGCCGTCTTCGGTGGATCTCCGCGGGATGGCCGCCGATGACGCCATCTTGGAGCTCGACAAGTACCTCGACGACGCGGGCC
This genomic window contains:
- a CDS encoding DNA-3-methyladenine glycosylase, with product MPLPRAFFARPTLAVARALLGCYLVHDTPAGRVVGRLVEVEAYCGARDPASHAYRRTPRSAVMWGVPGTAYVYRSYGIHACMNVVTERLGRPGAVLLRALEPVEGIGLMRRRRGGRIARLLGSGPGRLTQAMGITIAHNRADLITGPLFLARGRHAEPIVATPRIGISVATDRRWRYALKGSPCLSR
- a CDS encoding metalloenzyme gives rise to the protein MVFVDGVGLGDPDPAANPLVRAETPTIRRLLGGPLAGRGPVRTEQAVMVPLDARLGVPGLPQSATGQVTLLTGENAPALAGRHVTAYPTQVLRHLLLERGLFPRLRAAGVEATLANAYTQDYFAAVEGRRLRHAAITLNAIQAGIPLRGVDDLSEGRAVYHDLTNARPREWGHPVPLISPEDAGRHLAEISAAHAFTLFEFFQTDLAGHGRVPDRLGVVERLDRFLGATLAAVDLADTLMLVTSDHGNLEDERTRGHTLNPVPALLVGAGRERMGGRLRDLTDVAPACLAALGNGVPP
- a CDS encoding endonuclease MutS2, producing MTPRSLRVLEFSAISDRLAARCASTLGREAALALRPSPVLAEVARAQQETSEARGLAETGSGLPVQGIREIRDAVHRAAIGGGLDIRELLDIRDTVAVARSVKGFVLARRAEVPMLAEVAESVVVFPDLEEAIGRAIGPDGEILDGASPELGKIRRERRTAESRLRDRLEGVLRTPAIVRMLRESLITIRGDRYTVPVRAEFRNQFPGVAHDQSSSGVTVFMEPLVVVPLGNAVRELAIKEREEVARILAALSGAVGGAAEDLAVTLEGLAALDLAAAKACLSLEMAGSAPRLNAEGRLDLHTARHPLLAGQVVPVDVQLGGRFRTLIITGPNTGGKTVTLKTVGLLTLMAQAGLHIPTSPDSEVAVFPHVYADIGDEQSIEQNLSTFSSHLTAIVEILRDLDRDPPGTARALILLDEVGAGTDPTEGVALARALIEALHAVGVCTAVTTHYNELKAMPYTHPGMENASVEFDEITLRPTYRLLIGTPGHSNALAIAERLGLDPGIVARARSTLSQQDADLTQVLRSVEAEREALARERDAAARARRELELRQAQVEEDARRLDAQRRVLFEQAQAEVRSAVRRGREELQGLLASIKASPSPQAAAQARAHLQELSRTADRYGAHAQSPAAGAPPEDLRVGETVLVVSLGQPAVVEVAPDHRGEVEVRAGSLKVRVPIADLRRLSAPEAPDPVRTPLASPGLEKALQVPSSVDLRGMAADDAILELDKYLDDAGLAGLERVTVIHGKGTGALRHAVREHLSHHPEVAAFRLGGDGEGGTGATIVELARR